In the genome of Candidatus Woesearchaeota archaeon, one region contains:
- a CDS encoding ribonuclease P: protein MPLFPLPISALANSGKFIKFRNFFDNMKRRKSSNEAKKEIYDTFKRAEQAFPDKEEANKIVKKARRIAMKHQIRLPKELKRKFCRHCYAYLQPGVNLRVRTREGMIVYYCLECRKFMRFPK, encoded by the coding sequence ATGCCTTTATTCCCTCTTCCAATCTCTGCACTTGCCAATTCAGGCAAATTTATAAAGTTTCGGAATTTCTTTGATAACATGAAAAGAAGAAAAAGCAGCAATGAAGCCAAGAAAGAGATATATGATACTTTTAAGCGTGCTGAGCAGGCTTTTCCAGATAAGGAGGAGGCAAACAAGATTGTCAAGAAAGCAAGAAGAATTGCCATGAAGCACCAGATAAGGCTGCCTAAGGAGCTGAAGAGGAAATTCTGCAGGCACTGCTATGCCTACCTGCAGCCGGGAGTGAATTTAAGGGTTCGCACCAGAGAGGGCATGATAGTCTACTACTGCCTTGAATGCAGGAAATTTATGCGGTTTCCCAAATAA